Proteins from a genomic interval of Clostridium sp. 'deep sea':
- a CDS encoding metallopeptidase TldD-related protein — MENKQILNYCINYLSKKNVDASECLLTSHKLYEMGSEMSDISLLRSNYKQKLEITAINDNKKGSITTSNLLEQELCNTLDEVIDLTGSSKTDKDYGISPKQAEKKFVKGDKNPDLDKMFRALQNLINNICVTYPKISLRNVVLMFNQYDKKYLNSNGTYFDSYEAYYTLSLTFMAKEEDKISSFNYTGASFVKLPADLLAFGNLKNILEQTCKQLEPVPVSEKFEGDIIVTPQCLGNIINMFTRLGLQGQAIYTKNSMLLDKMNEAVASDIFTLHSNPVADEISEGYFITKDGYCAENLTIIENGVLKSFLLDDYSAKKANMNRSKNNGRVFVVDPGDSNLQDIIKNVKKGLFVARLSSGNPATNGDFSGIVKNSFYIENGVLKNAVNETMIFGNVYDMFKNIKTISCERVNLGGSIYPWISFKGITISGK, encoded by the coding sequence ATGGAAAATAAACAAATTCTAAATTACTGTATAAACTACCTATCCAAAAAGAATGTAGATGCATCAGAATGTCTTTTAACTTCTCATAAGCTTTATGAAATGGGTAGTGAAATGTCTGATATCTCATTATTAAGAAGCAATTATAAACAAAAGCTAGAGATTACAGCTATTAACGACAATAAAAAGGGTAGTATAACAACAAGCAATTTACTTGAACAAGAATTGTGTAATACTCTTGATGAGGTTATTGATTTAACAGGGTCTTCTAAAACCGATAAAGACTATGGAATATCTCCAAAACAAGCTGAAAAAAAATTTGTTAAGGGAGATAAAAATCCTGACTTAGATAAGATGTTTAGGGCGCTTCAAAATTTAATAAACAACATATGTGTTACATACCCCAAAATTTCCTTAAGAAATGTTGTTTTAATGTTTAATCAATATGATAAAAAATATTTAAACTCAAACGGAACTTATTTTGATTCGTATGAGGCATACTATACTCTTTCGTTAACCTTTATGGCTAAAGAGGAAGATAAAATTTCTTCATTTAACTATACTGGTGCATCTTTTGTAAAATTACCAGCAGATTTACTTGCATTTGGAAATTTAAAAAATATTTTAGAGCAAACATGTAAACAACTAGAGCCTGTTCCTGTTAGTGAAAAATTTGAAGGAGATATTATAGTAACACCTCAATGTCTGGGTAATATTATTAATATGTTTACAAGATTAGGTTTACAAGGTCAAGCAATTTATACCAAAAATAGTATGTTACTAGATAAAATGAATGAAGCAGTAGCTAGTGATATATTTACTTTACATAGTAATCCAGTAGCAGATGAAATTAGTGAAGGTTATTTTATTACTAAGGATGGTTATTGTGCTGAAAATTTAACTATTATAGAAAACGGTGTTTTAAAGAGCTTTTTATTAGATGATTATAGCGCTAAAAAAGCAAATATGAATCGCTCCAAAAACAATGGAAGAGTCTTTGTTGTAGATCCAGGAGATAGTAACTTACAAGACATAATTAAAAACGTTAAAAAGGGTCTATTTGTGGCTAGATTATCCTCAGGCAATCCAGCAACAAATGGGGATTTCTCAGGTATTGTAAAAAATAGTTTTTATATTGAAAATGGTGTACTAAAAAATGCTGTTAACGAAACAATGATTTTTGGTAATGTATATGATAT